A region of Mugil cephalus isolate CIBA_MC_2020 chromosome 3, CIBA_Mcephalus_1.1, whole genome shotgun sequence DNA encodes the following proteins:
- the LOC125005518 gene encoding UDP-glucuronosyltransferase 2C1-like, which translates to MHWPLFWISLCWLCPAGVYGGKVLVFPVDGSHWVNMKVIIEELHSRGHHVSVVRPSDSWYIKETSPFYTSVTINSNSGFDEDFITEFVTQLLKIQREGKSAWTRFKLEMEQAQKAIEMHGNICTMLEEIFENKELIQSLHDAKYDLFLTDPALPGGVILARYLKLPLVFNVRWTSQGEGHFTIAPSPLSYVPMTGTELSDKMSFLERLLNVFIFGFAEFQIAQYILPIYEGLMKKYFGPDADYLAMFQADLWLMRVDFVFEFPRPTMPNVVYMGGFQCKPAKPLPQHLEEFVQSSGEHGVIIMSLGTLIGELPPDLANGIAAAFAKMPQKVIWRYKGDRPATLGNNTLMVDWMPQNDLLGHPKIKLFVAHGGTNGIQEAIYHGVPILGLPLIFDQRDNLLRIEARGAGKVIDIFTMNEDIFFQGSQEVLTNPSYRMDMERLSRLHRDQPMKPLDTALFWIEFVMRHKGAAHLRTESYKMPLYSYYSVDVILFLTGVVLVILGTFAALIKRLCSVCCRTKTKCD; encoded by the coding sequence ATGCATTGGCCCTTGTTCTGGATCAGTCTGTGCTGGCTCTGTCCAGCCGGTGTTTATGGCGGAAAAGTGCTTGTTTTTCCAGTGGACGGAAGTCACTGGGTGAACATGAAGGTCATCATCGAGGAGCTACATTCAAGGGGCCACCATGTTTCTGTTGTACGGCCATCAGACAGCTGGTACATCAAGGAGACCTCCCCATTTTACACTTCAGTTACAATTAATTCCAACTCTGGATTTGATGAAGACTTCATAACTGAATTTGTGACCCAGTTACTGAAGATCCAGCGGGAAGGGAAGTCTGCTTGGACGCGTTTCAAGCTGGAAATGGAGCAAGCGCAAAAGGCTATTGAGATGCACGGGAACATATGCACAATGCTTGAAGAGATTTttgaaaacaaagagctgatACAATCTCTGCACGATGCCAAATATGACCTTTTCCTCACAGACCCTGCTCTGCCAGGGGGTGTCATACTTGCCCGCTACCTCAAGTTGCCTCTGGTTTTTAATGTCAGATGGACTAGCCAGGGTGAGGGCCACTTTACAATTGCACCTTCTCCACTTTCTTATGTTCCAATGACAGGGACAGAGCTGTCAGACAAAATGAGCTTTCTGGAGAGACTACTTAACGTTTTCATTTTTGGATTCGCAGAATTTCAGATTGCGCAGTATATCTTACCAATTTATGAGGGCttgatgaaaaaatattttggtcCCGACGCAGATTATTTAGCCATGTTTCAAGCGGACCTGTGGCTCATGAGAGTGGactttgtgtttgagtttcctCGGCCCACCATGCCTAACGTCGTGTACATGGGAGGGTTCCAGTGTAAACCTGCTAAACCTCTACCTCAACACTTGGAGGAGTTTGTTCAGAGTTCTGGAGAGCATGGAGTCATCATCATGTCACTGGGGACTTTGATTGGAGAACTTCCCCCCGATTTAGCTAATGGGATCGCTGCTGCTTTTGCCAAAATGCCTCAGAAAGTCATCTGGAGGTATAAAGGTGACAGACCAGCCACTCTGGGTAACAACACCTTAATGGTTGACTGGATGCCACAGAATGACCTTCTAGGACACCCTAAGATCAAACTGTTTGTTGCTCATGGAGGAACAAACGGAATCCAAGAAGCTATTTATCATGGAGTTCCTATATTAGGACTGCCACTGATTTTTGATCAGCGTGATAATCTTTTGCGAATTGAAGCCAGAGGAGCAGGGAAGGTAATTGATATTTTTACTATGAATGAAGACATCTTCTTTCAGGGCAGTCAGGAAGTCCTGACTAATCCCTCttacagaatggacatggagaGACTGTCCAGGCTGCACAGAGATCAGCCAATGAAGCCACTAGACACTGCCCTCTTCTGGATAGAGTTTGTTATGAGGCACAAAGGTGCAGCTCACCTGAGAACTGAGTCCTACAAAATGCCCTTGTACTCCTACTACTCTGTAGATGTGATTCTCTTCTTAACTGGAGTTGTGCTTGTTATTCTAGGCACCTTTGCTGCTTTGATAAAACgcctgtgttctgtgtgttgcagaaccaaaacaaaatgtgattga